TCTAATCCAATGGCGAAAACACCATCTAGCAAGTGGTGTCAGACGACACTTTCACAAAAAACTTCTCTTATAGTACACAATAGAAAAAAATGTACAAATAGAATACCAATTTGGAGTAGAAAGTAAAACCCTTCCGGCCCCTTAGTTGGTTTGGAGGGTGGTCATCTATATGGATGACCTGGGATTGAATGTCCCCACAATGCCTTCTGGGTTGAGCCTGTCGCACAGTGATTGCCTAGTGCGGTTTACATCCCCTGTGTGATTTGCAGGTTATTACACAGGGGGAGATTTATCCAGTGCGCACAAAGTGTTCACCATAGAGTGCTCATCCGAAGGGTAGAGGCTGTGGCAGAGATTGTAGCGGCTACGGGTTTTCCCCTcttaccaaaaaaaataaaaaataaaaaccttGAGAACCGACAAATACAACTTAAGAAATTGTGACAATAGATGGACACATACGACACTTGTCTAATATGTTTTAACGTTGTCTTGTGTATACAGATGGGAGTACCCAGGGGCCTTACAGCAGCCAAAGTAATAGCACCTACGGTCTCGTGGGTTCCCGTATTCAATTTCCCACCTAATCAAAACCATCTTTTAAATTACCGATTTGCACCTTTTGTGGCACGGCCACCTACTGCTGGTCTATTGTCACACCCACCTCCTTCTTCTCAAGTTCAATCTCAGCCAGGGCATTCAACTCCAGTGACAAATAACGATGGTTTAAACATCAGTATTGGAGCTCTTTGAGTTTGTTTTTGAAGTAATTCTTTACAATAGTTGGGCAATTTTTGGGTCGTTCTTTTGCCTAGCTACTTTTTGGTTTGCTTTATTTATACTTTATTTATTGAGGTAAAGAGAATAGAAGTTTGCGGCTATTGAATTATTGGAAGTCATGTCCTTCAATATATAGTTGATTTATAGTGATTCTTCTCATGTTTTCTGGTGGATTCAATAAATATCAGTTTTTGGAATGGATTTTCAGTACATATCAAATGAAGCATTTTGACATAATTAAACCATCATACGGAAATTAAATAATTGCACAAGATGTCATGTACTGCACAAGTAAGGGGGTTAATTAACAAGATCTGTCCCCCAGGAAAGAATTAACGTCCGGCGTAAGCATTATAGTTGTCTTCTAGTTGTTGTGTTCATCGGGATCTTTACTTtacataaattatatttaattatatacgattatatatatatatatatatatatatatatatatatatatatatatatatatatatacacacacacacacattgttgagttattgagttCAAACTGGGTTCAGTACGATAAAATTTTACCAAATAAATACAAATCACGGACATTAAATTTGGTCCATCTAAATTTCCTAGTAATTCAAATGAATTGTGATATAAGTCGACGAATCCTTATCATTCGATCCAACCTAAAAGTTTTGAACCTTTTTTGCTTGACATAAGGAATTAcagtattttatatatatatatatatatatatatatatatgtatgttccCAATTGCCGCCACTGGACCTAGAAAATTTTGAACATTTTTTGCTAGATATACGCGTTTTTGTCCTATTCGCCGCTTCATGACCTAGAAATTTTGAACACTTTTCGCTAGACATAAGGGAATATATAGTTTTGCGTAGTTTAATTTTATTAGACACTTGAGACCAGATAATTAAGCATTTAAAGTTTGTTGAACACAAGACTAATTACAACATCAATCTCCATTTATTTCGGCCGTTCGGAATAACAAGAGACTATTACAATAATGCGGACTCGGTAAAGACAAGAGCCCTTTAGCAACATAAACAAGCAATTTAACAAACTTCTCCAACAGAATACAAGAAGAAAGATGCAGAAATGGAATAAACTAATGAAATTTATGTAAACTAATACAGCAGCACCATGATTCCCAACTTCAGTAGATTACACCATATAAACACAGAGACCCGGTACTACTCCATACATGCAAATTAAGCCCAGACCTCAACCCTGCTGGGTCCCAGTGACATGTTGCTGCCCAAACTCCTGAGCCCTGTCTTTCATCTCCCCAGCCTTAGTAGCCAACCTGTGCCTTGCATGCTCCAACTGGTCCGCACCGGGCGGGCGCTTTCCGGTCACGTACCTATAAATCCATGATAAAACGCTTATCGCCGCCACCCCAAATCCGCCCGAAGCCAAGAACCCTGAGACCAACATGAAAATAGTAATAACAGCAGGAACAATCACTGGGCTAAAAATCACAAGCAAAGGGGTGGCAACAGTAAGCGCAATCACCGTTCCGGCTAAAGTTAGGCCGGAAAGAACAAGAAGTGAACCGCCAGCAGTGACAGCAGTAGCAGCCTTCACCATCTGGTGAGATCTAGGCTGTTGCACTGGATTGAGCTGCTGG
This sequence is a window from Nicotiana tomentosiformis chromosome 5, ASM39032v3, whole genome shotgun sequence. Protein-coding genes within it:
- the LOC104097143 gene encoding oleosin Cor a 13-like, encoding MADYYGQQHTQHQQLNPVQQPRSHQMVKAATAVTAGGSLLVLSGLTLAGTVIALTVATPLLVIFSPVIVPAVITIFMLVSGFLASGGFGVAAISVLSWIYRYVTGKRPPGADQLEHARHRLATKAGEMKDRAQEFGQQHVTGTQQG